From Natrinema amylolyticum, the proteins below share one genomic window:
- a CDS encoding ABC transporter substrate-binding protein gives MASDHCTRRRFLALAGTGTVAGCVGGPGASGGASDGGPAVDNVTLLLNWRISGLHAPYVAARENGFYEEEGFDDVTIESGDGADFAANQVALGNVEFAVSSADQLLNVNSRGLSPRCAAVVMQRNPTVVFADRDEFGELTDPEQLEGATVGSGPGMVREMTRAYLARHGVLESVEYVDAGFDTVQQLLAGDLDAAGGVFGDVVDAEQQGAEIDVLSIDETIRSYGHLVAVDEGFAGENETAVRSFLRATARGAVWASDNPADAIDALVSVQPELEEVRANQLEKWDRMSTEYMLSDAVRDRGWGASESEPWAETYETLAAADVFENDVDPASVWTNEYLDDESEYIADYADLVGA, from the coding sequence ATGGCAAGCGATCACTGCACCCGGCGTCGGTTCCTCGCGCTCGCGGGTACCGGAACCGTCGCGGGTTGCGTCGGCGGCCCCGGTGCGAGCGGGGGAGCCAGCGACGGTGGACCGGCGGTCGACAACGTCACCCTGTTGCTCAACTGGCGAATCAGCGGGCTGCACGCGCCGTACGTCGCGGCTCGAGAGAACGGTTTCTACGAGGAGGAGGGGTTCGACGACGTCACGATCGAGAGCGGCGACGGCGCCGACTTCGCCGCGAATCAGGTCGCCCTCGGTAACGTCGAGTTCGCCGTCTCGAGCGCCGACCAGCTGCTCAACGTCAACAGTCGCGGGCTCTCGCCCCGCTGTGCGGCGGTCGTCATGCAGCGAAACCCGACCGTCGTCTTCGCCGATCGGGACGAGTTCGGCGAACTGACCGACCCCGAACAGCTCGAGGGGGCGACCGTCGGCAGCGGTCCCGGCATGGTCCGCGAGATGACGCGGGCGTATCTCGCCCGTCACGGCGTCCTCGAGAGCGTCGAATACGTCGACGCCGGCTTCGACACCGTCCAGCAGTTGCTCGCGGGCGATCTCGACGCCGCCGGTGGGGTCTTCGGTGACGTCGTCGACGCCGAACAGCAGGGTGCCGAGATCGACGTCCTGTCGATCGACGAGACGATCCGATCGTACGGCCACCTCGTGGCCGTCGACGAGGGGTTCGCCGGGGAGAACGAGACCGCCGTCCGGTCGTTCCTCCGCGCGACGGCCAGGGGTGCGGTCTGGGCGAGCGACAATCCCGCGGACGCGATCGACGCGCTCGTCTCGGTCCAGCCGGAACTCGAGGAGGTCCGGGCGAACCAGCTCGAGAAGTGGGACCGGATGTCCACCGAGTACATGCTCTCGGACGCCGTGCGCGACCGCGGCTGGGGGGCGAGCGAGTCGGAACCGTGGGCGGAGACGTACGAGACGCTCGCGGCGGCCGACGTCTTCGAAAACGACGTCGATCCGGCGTCGGTGTGGACGAACGAGTACCTCGACGATGAGTCCGAGTACATCGCTGACTACGCCGATCTCGTCGGGGCGTAA